One genomic segment of Sphingomonas sp. KR3-1 includes these proteins:
- a CDS encoding putative baseplate assembly protein, whose product MTGALQYCGTERRRQRVAEAAIDTGGGVLLNGIDYVEVIDRDAPTPALRQRLLTLAFLRDDGVLSGTTPLLGPDNFRIEGGTRVTGIRVTGVAAGPVPHSLQLTVDAAGDYSPYRLIIRLGVVNDTVPPFLDPMLAALEFSFKAECPSPFDCADPDAPPAPRDFGPPIDYLAKDYDSFRQLMLDRMAVSLPGWTERSPADLGITLVEALAFAADQTSWFQDAVGTEAFFGRARLRQSIVRHARLLGYATSEGCNARVAVAVAAALNVERAPAQPPILPAGARLLTRPPRMAGMPKVVQPHDPVVFEDFVGAGAIVFETLHELRSLRVARNQMRLHDWGDAACCLPAGSTTAFLIGTVANLGLARGDLVLFEERIPFGGTALEPPDPAHRQLVRIALDPADLDDPVMGVSLVRIDWYPDDALAFPLNLARDGIVDGSVAIGNIVLADEGRTVDYRSWPLQQLEDDIAVGGKEPSAPVPVRTGLLPDDGPGVLLRCRLAVDQIVHAPAYDAAAARGQSARAALAPLGQPLAAVTLEGGGDTWRPVPDLLASDPFAAEFCVEATDIAHYARFGDGSAGRMPTDITDMRARIRQGGGRRGNVAAGTIAHVVTADGAMIAGLRNPLPASGGRDREPAAAIRVAAPQAFRQQRRAVTPADYVAAAQAYGDVQRAYGERRWTGSWSTIFLAIDRRGGGAVDDAFETGLRGHLASYRLAGHDLEVVPPRYVPLDIQLFVCVCPDHYAGDVERDLLDLFSSHTTRDGRPGFFNPDNFSFGDNVMLSPIVARAMQVTGVQWLGVRDGAGVLRGRFGRLDQPNVDYSDNAEIPIAPNEVARLDNSPTYPDHGRIAFIMGGGR is encoded by the coding sequence TTGACCGGGGCTCTGCAATATTGCGGCACCGAACGGCGCCGACAGCGGGTCGCCGAGGCAGCGATCGACACCGGCGGCGGCGTGCTGCTCAACGGCATCGACTATGTCGAGGTGATCGACCGCGACGCGCCGACGCCGGCCCTGCGCCAGCGCCTGCTGACGCTCGCCTTCCTGCGCGACGACGGCGTGCTGTCGGGCACCACGCCGCTGCTCGGCCCCGACAATTTCCGGATCGAGGGCGGCACCCGCGTCACCGGGATCCGCGTGACCGGCGTCGCCGCCGGCCCGGTTCCGCACAGTCTGCAGCTGACGGTCGATGCGGCGGGGGACTATTCACCCTATCGGCTGATCATCCGGCTGGGCGTGGTCAACGATACCGTCCCGCCCTTTCTCGATCCGATGCTGGCCGCGCTCGAGTTCAGCTTCAAGGCGGAATGCCCCTCGCCGTTCGACTGCGCCGACCCGGACGCGCCGCCGGCGCCGCGCGATTTCGGCCCGCCGATCGACTATCTCGCCAAGGACTATGACAGCTTCCGCCAGCTGATGCTCGATCGCATGGCGGTCAGCCTGCCGGGCTGGACCGAGCGCAGCCCGGCGGATCTCGGCATCACGCTGGTCGAGGCGCTGGCCTTCGCGGCCGACCAGACCAGCTGGTTCCAGGACGCCGTGGGGACCGAGGCGTTCTTCGGCCGCGCGCGGCTGCGCCAGTCGATCGTGCGGCACGCGCGGCTGCTCGGCTATGCGACGTCGGAAGGGTGCAACGCCCGCGTCGCAGTCGCGGTCGCCGCGGCGCTCAACGTCGAGCGGGCGCCGGCGCAACCGCCGATCCTCCCCGCCGGCGCGCGGCTACTCACCCGCCCGCCACGCATGGCGGGCATGCCAAAAGTCGTCCAGCCGCACGATCCGGTGGTGTTCGAGGATTTCGTCGGCGCCGGCGCGATCGTGTTCGAGACGCTGCACGAGCTCCGCTCGCTGCGCGTGGCGCGCAACCAGATGCGCCTGCACGATTGGGGGGACGCAGCCTGCTGCCTGCCGGCGGGATCGACGACTGCCTTCCTGATCGGCACCGTCGCCAATCTCGGGCTGGCGCGCGGGGACCTCGTCCTGTTCGAGGAGCGCATCCCGTTCGGCGGCACCGCGCTCGAGCCGCCCGATCCGGCGCATCGCCAGCTCGTGCGGATCGCGCTCGATCCGGCCGACCTCGACGATCCGGTGATGGGCGTGTCGCTGGTGCGGATCGACTGGTATCCCGACGACGCGCTCGCCTTCCCGCTGAACCTTGCGCGCGACGGGATCGTCGACGGATCGGTCGCGATCGGCAACATCGTGCTCGCCGACGAGGGCCGGACGGTCGACTACCGGTCCTGGCCACTTCAGCAGCTCGAAGACGATATCGCGGTGGGCGGCAAGGAGCCCAGCGCCCCGGTGCCCGTCCGTACCGGACTGTTGCCCGATGACGGCCCGGGCGTGCTGCTGCGCTGCCGACTGGCGGTCGACCAGATCGTCCACGCCCCGGCCTATGATGCGGCGGCGGCGCGCGGGCAATCGGCCCGCGCCGCGCTGGCGCCGCTGGGTCAGCCGCTCGCCGCGGTGACGCTGGAGGGCGGCGGCGACACCTGGCGGCCGGTGCCCGACCTGCTCGCATCGGACCCGTTCGCCGCCGAATTCTGCGTCGAGGCGACCGACATCGCGCATTATGCGCGCTTCGGGGACGGCTCGGCCGGGCGCATGCCGACCGACATCACCGACATGCGGGCGCGGATCCGCCAGGGCGGCGGGCGGCGCGGCAATGTCGCCGCTGGCACGATCGCGCATGTCGTGACCGCGGACGGGGCGATGATCGCGGGGCTGCGCAACCCGCTGCCCGCATCGGGCGGCCGTGACCGCGAGCCGGCGGCGGCGATCCGCGTCGCGGCGCCCCAGGCCTTCCGCCAGCAGCGCCGCGCCGTCACTCCGGCCGACTATGTTGCCGCCGCCCAGGCCTATGGCGACGTCCAGCGCGCCTATGGCGAGCGCCGCTGGACGGGCAGCTGGAGCACGATCTTCCTGGCGATCGATCGTCGCGGCGGCGGCGCGGTCGACGATGCGTTCGAGACCGGCCTGCGCGGGCATCTGGCAAGCTACCGGCTCGCCGGCCACGACCTGGAAGTGGTGCCGCCACGCTATGTGCCGCTCGACATCCAGCTCTTCGTCTGCGTCTGCCCCGATCATTATGCCGGCGATGTCGAGCGCGATCTGCTCGACCTGTTCTCGTCGCACACCACGCGCGACGGGCGGCCGGGCTTCTTCAACCCCGACAATTTCAGCTTCGGCGACAACGTCATGCTCTCGCCGATCGTCGCGCGCGCGATGCAGGTGACCGGGGTGCAATGGCTCGGCGTGCGCGACGGCGCGGGCGTGCTGCGCGGGCGCTTCGGCCGGCTCGACCAGCCCAATGTCGACTATTCCGACAACGCCGAGATCCCGATCGCGCCGAACGAGGTCGCGCGGCTCGATAACAGCCCGACCTATCCCGATCATGGCCGGATCGCCTTCATCATGGGCGGAGGACGCTGA
- a CDS encoding GPW/gp25 family protein: MTNFGFPYRIAPGGVTAGAEREDHVRELIAQLLFTRRGERVNRPEFGGGVGELIFSENAPEVAAAAQHMVMAALQQFLSDIIEVRGVETQAQDSRLAIAVRYRLLDETQEQTVIVEQPF; this comes from the coding sequence ATGACCAATTTCGGCTTCCCCTATCGCATCGCCCCCGGCGGCGTCACCGCGGGTGCCGAGCGCGAGGACCATGTCCGCGAGCTGATCGCGCAATTGCTGTTCACCCGCCGCGGCGAGCGCGTGAACCGCCCCGAATTCGGCGGCGGCGTGGGCGAGCTGATCTTCTCCGAGAATGCGCCCGAAGTCGCGGCGGCGGCGCAGCACATGGTGATGGCGGCGCTGCAACAATTCCTCTCCGACATCATCGAGGTGCGCGGCGTCGAGACGCAGGCGCAGGACAGCCGGCTGGCGATCGCGGTGCGCTACCGCCTGCTCGACGAGACGCAGGAACAGACCGTCATCGTGGAGCAGCCGTTTTGA
- a CDS encoding putative baseplate assembly protein, with the protein MPHKPPADVCGARDDAAKRPDNRPGLPQLAYRIGTYPEFFGRLQWQLPLQKVTDAETGDTLYPLAALRARALEDPTIALLDGFAATLDVLSFYSERVANEGYVGTATQRRSLVELARTIGYEPAPGVAASVALSFTVEASDDPYRAVDVPAGVQAMSVPTRKGELPQVFETIAPIVARAEWNAMPARTLYDQPLALFHNAASDADADNGRIFLFDLDNSFADAVLADPHLVTFTATSALANYLPLDTETDLAAALEQRIADHALNPEVEPLLRAVPVDEIYLAGTGLGLRPGQRIVSVGVRIGSDGARHVAASTLRVIRAEDDRAFGVTRLVATRGGGTPDAVRGPPARRLPRLKRLPMPTIRLAFDSPTINSFVRQTVWSGPALTALVRSQAWPREKLMHLIRRPRTVDAPETSAAQPGLYILREDCGFLGSSAPAHATLGADFKAKYGVDWDANEGVTIWESSQKAALPASVHAFLEREVKEIVPDSWAAIETAEGEAMVFRVAGAATQSRADFALTGKATGLAFRKPDGSALTVPDDSVTSPLHDFRFRSAHIFAASVPLPLAGTPIREDLAAGADAIDLESLYLDLVDGQTISVAGDRSDADGLAASETLTVSDVVHIGGFTRLMLLSGPEHSYRRASVKVNANMAPATHGEAYEEQLGSGDAAQIFQRFKLTKRPLTYVSAQSGTGRATTLAIRVDGLLWHEVPTLYQAGPHDRVYMVRGEDDGSCWVQFGDGIRGSRLPTGQLNVTAAYRAGIGIAGEVAEGAIIQLKTRPLGIRSTVNPSRASGSAEPESLVDIRTNAPRDVKTLGRIVSLIDYRDFAANFAGVGKAQAAALWSGEHRLVLLSITGTSDTILPPSAPVIANLQAAADAVRDRGSRLAVRAASRRFFSLAARLFHDPDYRAKDVELAARAALLAAFGFAARSIGQPVSAAEVIAALQAVPGVVGVDLDQLALLDGSGAPSGATVATVLPALPAALAPPGAPDEFAPAELLTLFDAGITLTVEVAHA; encoded by the coding sequence ATGCCGCACAAGCCCCCCGCCGATGTCTGCGGCGCGCGCGACGATGCGGCCAAGCGGCCCGACAACCGGCCTGGCCTGCCGCAGCTCGCCTATCGCATCGGCACCTATCCCGAGTTCTTCGGCAGGCTCCAATGGCAGCTGCCGCTCCAGAAGGTCACCGACGCCGAGACGGGCGACACGCTCTATCCGCTCGCCGCGTTGCGCGCCCGCGCGCTCGAGGATCCGACGATCGCGCTGCTCGACGGGTTCGCGGCGACGCTCGACGTGCTCAGCTTCTACAGCGAGCGCGTCGCCAACGAAGGCTATGTCGGCACCGCGACGCAGCGGCGCTCGCTCGTCGAGCTGGCGCGCACCATCGGCTACGAGCCCGCGCCGGGCGTCGCGGCGTCGGTCGCGCTGTCGTTCACCGTCGAGGCATCCGACGATCCCTATCGCGCGGTCGACGTGCCGGCCGGCGTGCAGGCGATGTCGGTGCCGACGCGCAAGGGCGAGCTGCCCCAGGTCTTCGAGACGATCGCCCCGATCGTCGCGCGGGCCGAGTGGAACGCGATGCCGGCGCGCACGCTCTACGACCAGCCGCTCGCGCTGTTCCACAACGCCGCGAGCGATGCGGACGCCGACAATGGCCGGATCTTCCTGTTCGACCTCGACAACAGCTTCGCCGACGCAGTGCTCGCCGATCCCCACCTGGTGACCTTCACCGCGACAAGCGCGCTGGCGAACTATCTCCCGCTCGATACCGAGACCGACCTCGCCGCCGCGCTCGAGCAGCGGATCGCCGATCACGCGCTCAATCCCGAGGTCGAGCCGCTGCTGCGCGCGGTGCCCGTCGACGAGATCTACCTGGCCGGCACCGGGCTCGGGCTGCGCCCCGGCCAGCGCATCGTCAGCGTCGGGGTGCGGATCGGCTCCGACGGCGCGCGCCACGTCGCCGCGTCGACCTTGCGGGTGATCCGCGCCGAGGACGACCGCGCGTTCGGCGTCACCCGGCTGGTCGCGACCCGCGGCGGCGGCACGCCCGACGCGGTGCGCGGGCCGCCCGCGCGCCGGCTGCCGCGGCTCAAGCGCCTGCCCATGCCGACGATCCGGCTGGCGTTCGACAGCCCGACGATCAACTCCTTCGTCCGCCAGACCGTGTGGAGCGGCCCTGCCCTCACCGCGCTGGTGCGCAGCCAGGCCTGGCCGCGCGAGAAGCTGATGCACCTGATCCGCCGGCCGCGCACGGTCGACGCGCCCGAGACCTCGGCGGCGCAGCCTGGGCTCTACATCCTGCGCGAGGATTGCGGCTTCCTTGGCAGCAGCGCGCCGGCGCACGCGACGCTGGGGGCCGATTTCAAGGCCAAGTACGGCGTCGACTGGGACGCGAACGAGGGCGTGACGATCTGGGAGAGCAGCCAGAAGGCCGCGCTGCCGGCCAGCGTCCACGCCTTTCTCGAGCGCGAGGTCAAGGAGATCGTGCCCGACAGCTGGGCGGCGATCGAGACCGCCGAGGGCGAGGCAATGGTGTTCCGCGTCGCCGGCGCCGCAACCCAGTCGCGCGCCGACTTCGCGCTGACCGGCAAGGCCACGGGACTGGCATTCCGCAAGCCCGATGGCAGCGCGCTGACGGTCCCGGACGATAGCGTCACGTCGCCGCTCCACGATTTCCGCTTCCGCTCCGCGCATATCTTCGCCGCGAGCGTGCCGCTGCCGCTGGCGGGGACGCCGATCCGCGAGGATCTGGCAGCGGGCGCCGATGCGATCGACCTGGAATCGCTCTATCTCGACCTGGTCGACGGCCAGACCATCTCGGTCGCCGGGGATCGCAGCGATGCCGACGGGCTTGCCGCGAGCGAGACGCTGACGGTGAGCGACGTCGTCCATATCGGCGGCTTCACCCGGCTGATGCTGCTGAGCGGCCCCGAGCACAGCTATCGCCGCGCCAGCGTGAAGGTGAACGCCAACATGGCGCCGGCGACGCATGGCGAGGCCTATGAGGAGCAGCTCGGCTCGGGCGACGCCGCGCAGATCTTCCAGCGCTTCAAGCTGACCAAGCGCCCGCTCACCTATGTCAGCGCGCAGAGCGGGACCGGGCGCGCGACGACGCTGGCGATCCGCGTCGACGGGCTGCTGTGGCACGAAGTCCCGACGCTCTACCAAGCCGGCCCGCACGATCGCGTCTACATGGTGCGCGGCGAGGATGACGGCAGCTGCTGGGTCCAGTTCGGCGACGGCATCCGCGGCAGCCGCCTGCCCACCGGCCAGCTCAACGTCACCGCCGCCTATCGCGCCGGGATCGGCATCGCCGGCGAAGTGGCCGAGGGCGCGATCATCCAGCTTAAGACGCGCCCGCTCGGCATCCGCTCGACGGTCAATCCCAGCCGCGCGAGCGGCAGCGCCGAGCCCGAGAGCCTGGTCGATATCCGCACCAATGCGCCCCGCGACGTGAAGACGCTCGGCCGCATCGTCTCGCTGATCGACTATCGCGACTTCGCCGCCAACTTCGCCGGGGTCGGCAAGGCGCAGGCGGCGGCGCTGTGGTCGGGCGAGCACCGGCTGGTGCTGCTCAGCATCACCGGCACCAGCGACACCATCCTGCCGCCCTCGGCCCCGGTGATCGCCAACCTCCAGGCCGCCGCCGATGCCGTGCGCGACCGTGGCAGCCGGCTTGCCGTGCGCGCCGCCAGCCGGCGCTTCTTCAGCCTGGCGGCGCGGCTGTTCCACGATCCCGACTATCGCGCCAAGGATGTCGAGCTCGCCGCGCGCGCCGCATTGCTCGCCGCCTTCGGCTTCGCGGCGCGGTCGATCGGCCAGCCGGTCAGCGCCGCCGAAGTGATCGCCGCGCTGCAGGCGGTGCCCGGCGTCGTCGGCGTCGATCTCGACCAGCTCGCGCTGCTCGACGGCAGCGGCGCGCCCTCGGGCGCGACGGTGGCGACCGTGCTCCCCGCCCTGCCCGCCGCGCTCGCCCCGCCCGGCGCGCCCGACGAATTCGCCCCCGCCGAGCTGCTCACTTTGTTCGATGCCGGCATCACGCTCACGGTGGAGGTCGCGCATGCATAA
- a CDS encoding DUF6519 domain-containing protein, with amino-acid sequence MTGDFTRDTFRPDQGFSAVRMQQGRLFSDADWNEQGDIQRTALRTTARSVIGASGFPEDAPGFAILAGAGGQALLIGGGQAYLDGIGVANTAPTRLALTRQSGSGAATRWRVDSGTRVAAGDYVVLVGSGANDAVRVATLLADVNGLQTFQAAASLSPNSAVAADLYRSAESQPFLRESALPATAGTYLAYLDVWERGVGAADDRLLRETALGGPDTAIRDQIVWQLRFAKTSDLVAAGAVAAPVSCASFVPGWSPFGPGASGRMAARARAAAAVADPCALPATGGYRSLENHLYRVEIHNGGAASGTWKWSRDNAIREARYAAIDNGALLVDSLGPDDPTALKRDDWVEILDEARLLAGKPGFFARLSDINGLRVSLGEVRHPDTLAPLTSGTSPDLSALPQTGGIIRRWEGGLPAAIAPNAWVAIEQGIEVEFAAGRFATGDFWQIPARSLAAAIEWPADPATGAEALLPPRGITHHYAALALVTRAGTGIWTVDSDCRNIFPPLTALRSFLYLGGDGQEAMPDPLAPATRIALPSPLRVGVIRGKTPLAGLNIDFEILDGDGRLGPVADGLKKRTVQTGSDGIATLAWSLDAALPVQRVRARLLDAAGNPTHLPIVFTATLSTAAEVSFDPAATPNLSGANTVQKAIEKLAGLQRVGCSTYVITEGSDWVAILAAIKDGEDASICFQRGLYQTGARVELKNKGNLTIHGAGEGTRIVANRAECALHFEGCASVTLRDLDVSAPDGSGAIEHIDFRQGAVTIVDCPDVEVSGLSVRTGGGAVTERTALTIRGSARKPLDSVHVVNNRLAVGLAQDGILITDAVNTIVADNELAVVPGKAGVRPDRLFETPLWRKRIGDMLVIAPKAVATAGGAQRFYRDGEIEVSFESPIPQPEWDPIFAANPPSAAEQKSPTGMQAYLKRVTDLIIAKPELAPTYARSMHTLGGRLGEGRMAGIEDGIKRTLVLTTEPSGRVNREAPQTGRDVTIRYRSLAVEFTSPITQVDWGKAMKLVQPKEIEDEAALIAYLRTLAGRIASDARFRETLPSAVTWYNRYIGAMPTHARQAITCGGSVLTTVQIRGNKAYGFVRGVHVGTSTHRDKPQPGTRDTTKPLRAGTVSIADNHVSLIKPGQDTYVPMALFVGNADTIRVQRNLLDWAVPPYKPGEDLYNHGIRIWGDIGTFLLVSENRVGPVARVGICVRPQPAISENAVSGYLWLAADNLVEGVSPDRVVHHPGFMRLRDNWPQL; translated from the coding sequence ATGACCGGCGACTTCACCCGCGACACGTTCCGCCCCGATCAGGGGTTCAGCGCCGTCCGCATGCAGCAGGGGCGGCTGTTCTCCGACGCCGACTGGAACGAGCAGGGCGACATCCAGCGCACCGCGCTGCGCACCACCGCGCGCTCGGTGATCGGCGCGAGCGGCTTTCCCGAGGACGCGCCCGGTTTCGCGATCCTCGCCGGCGCGGGCGGCCAGGCGCTGCTGATCGGCGGCGGCCAGGCCTATCTCGACGGGATCGGCGTAGCCAACACGGCGCCCACCCGGCTGGCGCTGACCCGGCAATCGGGCTCGGGCGCCGCCACGCGGTGGCGGGTCGACAGCGGCACGCGCGTTGCGGCCGGCGACTATGTCGTGCTGGTCGGCAGCGGAGCGAACGACGCGGTGCGCGTCGCAACGCTGCTCGCCGATGTGAACGGCCTCCAGACCTTCCAGGCCGCCGCATCGCTGTCGCCCAACAGCGCGGTCGCGGCCGATCTCTATCGCAGTGCCGAGAGCCAGCCCTTCCTGCGCGAATCGGCGCTGCCGGCCACCGCCGGCACCTATCTCGCCTATCTCGACGTCTGGGAGCGCGGCGTCGGCGCGGCGGACGACCGGCTGCTGCGCGAGACCGCGCTCGGCGGGCCGGACACGGCGATCCGCGACCAGATCGTCTGGCAGCTCCGCTTCGCCAAGACCAGCGACCTGGTCGCTGCCGGCGCGGTCGCCGCGCCCGTCTCGTGCGCCAGCTTCGTCCCCGGCTGGTCGCCCTTCGGCCCCGGCGCCTCGGGCCGGATGGCCGCGCGGGCACGCGCCGCCGCGGCGGTCGCCGATCCCTGCGCGCTGCCCGCGACCGGCGGCTATCGCAGCCTCGAGAATCATCTCTACCGCGTCGAGATCCACAATGGCGGCGCGGCGTCCGGCACCTGGAAATGGTCGCGCGACAACGCCATCCGCGAAGCGCGCTATGCTGCGATCGACAATGGCGCCCTGCTGGTCGACAGCCTGGGCCCCGACGATCCGACCGCGCTGAAGCGCGACGATTGGGTCGAGATCCTCGACGAGGCCCGGCTGCTCGCCGGCAAGCCCGGCTTCTTCGCCCGCCTGTCCGACATCAATGGCCTGCGCGTCAGCCTGGGCGAGGTCCGCCATCCCGATACGCTGGCGCCGCTGACCAGCGGCACCTCCCCCGATCTCAGCGCGCTTCCCCAGACCGGCGGCATCATCCGCCGCTGGGAAGGCGGCCTGCCCGCCGCGATCGCGCCGAACGCCTGGGTGGCGATCGAGCAGGGAATCGAAGTCGAGTTCGCCGCCGGGCGCTTCGCCACCGGCGACTTCTGGCAGATCCCGGCGCGCTCGCTCGCCGCGGCGATCGAGTGGCCGGCCGATCCGGCAACGGGCGCGGAGGCGTTGCTGCCCCCGCGCGGCATCACGCATCACTATGCCGCGCTCGCCCTGGTCACGCGCGCTGGAACGGGCATCTGGACGGTCGACAGCGACTGCCGGAACATCTTCCCGCCGCTCACCGCGCTGCGCAGCTTCCTCTATCTGGGCGGCGACGGGCAGGAGGCGATGCCCGATCCGCTCGCCCCGGCGACGCGCATCGCGCTCCCCTCCCCGCTTCGTGTCGGGGTGATCCGCGGCAAGACGCCGCTCGCCGGGCTGAACATCGACTTCGAGATCCTCGACGGCGACGGTCGGCTCGGCCCGGTCGCCGACGGTCTCAAGAAGCGCACCGTGCAGACCGGCAGCGACGGTATCGCGACGCTCGCCTGGTCGCTCGATGCGGCGCTGCCGGTGCAGCGGGTGCGGGCGCGCCTGCTCGATGCGGCGGGCAACCCGACGCATCTGCCGATCGTCTTCACCGCCACGCTCAGCACCGCCGCCGAAGTGTCGTTCGATCCGGCGGCCACGCCCAATCTCTCCGGCGCGAACACGGTGCAGAAGGCGATCGAGAAGCTCGCCGGGCTGCAGCGGGTCGGCTGCTCGACCTATGTCATCACCGAGGGCAGCGACTGGGTCGCGATCCTGGCTGCGATCAAGGATGGCGAGGACGCGAGCATCTGCTTCCAGCGCGGGCTCTATCAGACCGGCGCGCGGGTCGAGCTCAAGAACAAGGGCAATCTGACGATCCACGGCGCCGGCGAGGGCACGCGGATCGTCGCCAACCGCGCCGAATGCGCGCTCCATTTCGAAGGTTGCGCGAGCGTGACGCTGCGCGACCTCGACGTGTCGGCGCCCGACGGCTCGGGCGCGATCGAGCATATCGATTTCCGCCAGGGCGCGGTGACGATCGTCGATTGCCCGGACGTCGAGGTGTCGGGCCTGTCGGTGCGCACCGGCGGCGGCGCGGTGACCGAGCGCACCGCGCTCACCATCCGCGGCTCGGCCAGGAAGCCGCTCGATTCGGTGCATGTCGTCAACAACCGCCTGGCGGTCGGGCTGGCGCAGGACGGCATCCTGATCACCGACGCGGTCAACACGATCGTCGCCGACAACGAGCTGGCGGTGGTGCCCGGCAAGGCCGGCGTCCGGCCCGACCGGCTGTTCGAGACGCCGCTGTGGCGCAAGCGGATCGGCGACATGCTCGTGATCGCCCCCAAGGCGGTGGCGACCGCCGGCGGCGCGCAGCGCTTCTACCGCGACGGCGAGATCGAGGTCAGCTTCGAATCGCCGATCCCGCAGCCCGAATGGGACCCGATCTTCGCCGCCAACCCGCCCAGTGCCGCCGAGCAGAAGTCGCCGACCGGCATGCAGGCCTATCTCAAGCGCGTCACCGACCTGATCATCGCCAAGCCCGAGCTCGCGCCGACCTATGCGCGATCGATGCACACGCTGGGCGGCCGGCTCGGCGAGGGGCGGATGGCGGGGATCGAGGACGGCATCAAGCGCACCCTGGTCCTCACCACCGAACCCTCGGGCCGCGTCAACCGCGAAGCGCCGCAGACCGGGCGCGACGTCACCATCCGCTACCGCTCGCTCGCGGTCGAGTTCACCTCGCCGATCACCCAGGTCGACTGGGGCAAGGCGATGAAGCTGGTGCAGCCCAAGGAGATCGAGGACGAGGCCGCGCTGATCGCCTATCTGCGCACGCTGGCCGGCCGCATCGCCAGCGACGCGCGCTTCCGCGAGACGCTGCCGAGCGCGGTGACCTGGTACAACCGCTATATCGGCGCGATGCCGACGCATGCGCGCCAGGCGATCACCTGTGGCGGCAGCGTGCTGACCACGGTGCAGATCCGCGGCAACAAGGCCTATGGCTTCGTGCGCGGCGTGCATGTCGGCACCAGCACGCACCGCGACAAGCCGCAGCCGGGCACGCGCGACACCACCAAGCCGCTGCGCGCGGGCACGGTGAGCATCGCCGACAACCATGTCTCGCTGATCAAGCCGGGGCAGGACACCTATGTCCCGATGGCGCTGTTCGTCGGCAATGCCGACACGATCCGCGTCCAGCGCAACCTGCTCGACTGGGCGGTGCCGCCGTACAAGCCGGGGGAGGACCTGTACAATCACGGCATCCGCATCTGGGGGGATATCGGCACATTCCTGCTGGTTTCCGAGAACCGCGTCGGCCCCGTCGCCCGGGTGGGAATCTGCGTGCGCCCACAGCCGGCGATCTCGGAAAACGCGGTCAGCGGCTATCTGTGGCTCGCCGCCGACAATCTGGTCGAGGGCGTTTCGCCCGATCGCGTCGTCCACCACCCAGGTTTCATGCGCCTGCGCGACAATTGGCCCCAGCTATAG
- a CDS encoding phage baseplate assembly protein V: MTSPTFYGKYRGIVQNPADPQGLGRIQVSVPSVLGDGTLAWAMPCLPGAGSGVGFYAIPPKDGKVWVEFEAGDPDYPIWSGGFWDLGDTPAPPGPTGFLTKAWKGDNFSLEIMDIPGAPTLKLELTTATGAAKIEAGPDGMTLTHGASSVKLALDGVSINGTNLKVLP; the protein is encoded by the coding sequence ATGACCAGCCCGACCTTCTACGGCAAGTATCGCGGCATCGTGCAGAACCCCGCCGATCCGCAGGGGCTGGGCCGCATCCAGGTCAGCGTCCCCTCGGTGCTCGGCGACGGCACGCTCGCCTGGGCGATGCCCTGCCTGCCGGGCGCCGGAAGCGGCGTCGGCTTCTACGCCATCCCCCCGAAGGACGGGAAGGTCTGGGTCGAGTTCGAGGCCGGCGACCCCGACTATCCGATCTGGTCGGGCGGCTTCTGGGACCTGGGCGACACCCCGGCCCCGCCGGGGCCGACCGGCTTCCTGACCAAGGCCTGGAAGGGCGACAATTTCAGCCTCGAGATCATGGACATCCCCGGCGCGCCGACGCTGAAGCTCGAGCTGACCACCGCCACCGGCGCCGCGAAGATCGAGGCCGGGCCCGACGGGATGACGCTCACCCACGGCGCCAGCAGCGTGAAGCTGGCGCTGGACGGTGTGTCGATCAACGGCACCAATTTGAAGGTGCTGCCATGA